The DNA region CGAGGCCGTCAAGGGCACCGTCATCGAGGTCGTCAAGGGCGGCCTGATCCTCGACATCGGGCTGCGCGGCTTCCTGCCCGCCTCCCTGGTCGAGATGCGTCGCGTCCGCGATCTGCAGCCCTACATCGGCAAGGAGATCGAGGCCAAGATCATCGAGCTCGACAAGAACCGCAACAACGTGGTCCTGTCGCGCCGAGCGTGGCTCGAACAGACGCAGTCCGAGGTACGCAGCGAGTTCCTCAACCAGCTCACCAAGGGCGCCATCCGCAAGGGTGTGGTGTCCTCGATCGTCAACTTCGGCGCTTTCGTCGATCTCGGCGGTGTCGACGGTCTGGTGCACGTCTCCGAGCTCTCCTGGAAGCACATCGATCACCCGTCCGAGGTGGTTCAGGTGGGTGACGAGGTCACCGTCGAGGTGCTCGACGTCGATATGGATCGTGAGCGGGTTTCGTTGTCGCTCAAGGCCACTCAGGAAGATCCGTGGCGTCACTTCGCCCGCACCCATGCGATCGGTCAGATCGTGCCGGGCAAGGTCACCAAGCTGGTGCCCTTCGGTGCGTTCGTCCGCGTCGAAGAGGGCATCGAAGGCTTGGTGCACATCTCCGAGCTCTCCGAGCGCCACGTCGAGGTGCCCGATCAGGTGGTCCAGGTCGGCGACGACGCAATGGTCAAGGTCATCGACATCGACTTGGAGCGCCGCCGTATCTCGCTGAGCCTCAAGCAGGCCAACGAGGACTACGCCGAGGAGTTCGAGGCCTGGAAGTACGGCATGGCCGACAGCTACGACGATCAGGGCAACTACATCTTCCCCGAGGGCTTCGACGCCGACACCAACGAGTGGCTCGAAGGTTTCGAGAAGCAGCGCGACGAGTGGGAGTCGCGCTACGCGGAG from Mycobacterium sp. SMC-4 includes:
- the rpsA gene encoding 30S ribosomal protein S1 is translated as MPSPSVTSPQVAVNDIGSAEDFLAAIDKTIKYFNDGDIVEGTIVKVDRDEVLLDIGYKTEGVIPSRELSIKHDVDPNEVVSVGDEVEALVLTKEDKEGRLILSKKRAQYERAWGTIEELKEKDEAVKGTVIEVVKGGLILDIGLRGFLPASLVEMRRVRDLQPYIGKEIEAKIIELDKNRNNVVLSRRAWLEQTQSEVRSEFLNQLTKGAIRKGVVSSIVNFGAFVDLGGVDGLVHVSELSWKHIDHPSEVVQVGDEVTVEVLDVDMDRERVSLSLKATQEDPWRHFARTHAIGQIVPGKVTKLVPFGAFVRVEEGIEGLVHISELSERHVEVPDQVVQVGDDAMVKVIDIDLERRRISLSLKQANEDYAEEFEAWKYGMADSYDDQGNYIFPEGFDADTNEWLEGFEKQRDEWESRYAEAERRHKMHTAQMERFAAAEAAEAARPAGNGASRPEEPSAGGSLASDAQLAALREKLAGNA